The genomic interval AAAATATTCCAAAAGTATTTCCAGGTTTATGGTGACAAAAATGACAATGGGGGAAGTGGTTTGGGCTTGTCTATCGCCAAGGAGTTTATCAACGCACAAGGAGGAGAAATTGGCGTTGAAAGTGAGCTTGGTAAGGGAAGTACTTTTTATTTTACACTCCCCAAAAATAGAAATTCGAAAAAATTAAATAGTTATGAAGCATAACGTATTAGTTATTGATGATGAAGACCGTTTTCGAGAACTTCTTTCCAGAATAATTGGGCTGGAAGGATTTAATGTAATACAGGCAAAAAACCTCAAAGAAGGTCTAAAGGAACTAGAAAATAACTTTGTTCACGTGGTCGTGACGGACGTTAAGCTTCCAGATGGCAGTGGCATGCATTTGCTTGAAAAAGTAAAGCAGAAGTATCCGCTTATTGAGGTCATTGTTATTACCGCTTATGGCACTATCCAGGATGGAGTCAATGCCATGAAGCAGGGGGCTTTTGACTATATCACCAAGGGCGATGATGATGACAAAATCCATGTAATGGTAGAGCGTGCCGCGGAAAAGGCCCAGATGCAGTATAAGCTCCGTCATCTCGAACAACGCGTTGATGATAAGTATGGATTTAAAAGTATTGTAGGTGAATCGGAAGCCATCCAAGAAGCCGTTCGCATGGCAAAAAAAGTAGCGACGTCTGATATGAGTGTACTTCTCCAGGGAGAAACCGGAACGGGAAAAGAGCTTTTTGCTCAGGCTATTCATCAAGCCAGCCCCCGAAAAGGTGGGCCTTTTGTTGCGTTAAATTGCAGTGCTTTCCCCAAGGATATGTTAGAGTCTGAGATGTTTGGTTTTAAGGAGGGTGCGTTTACAGGAGCTAAAGAATCCAAAAAAGGGTTGATAGAAGAGGCCGATGGTGGGACACTATTTCTGGA from Fodinibius salinus carries:
- a CDS encoding sigma-54-dependent transcriptional regulator, which gives rise to MKHNVLVIDDEDRFRELLSRIIGLEGFNVIQAKNLKEGLKELENNFVHVVVTDVKLPDGSGMHLLEKVKQKYPLIEVIVITAYGTIQDGVNAMKQGAFDYITKGDDDDKIHVMVERAAEKAQMQYKLRHLEQRVDDKYGFKSIVGESEAIQEAVRMAKKVATSDMSVLLQGETGTGKELFAQAIHQASPRKGGPFVALNCSAFPKDMLESEMFGFKEGAFTGAKESKKGLIEEADGGTLFLDEIGDMDIGLQAKLLRFLKNKKFTKLGETEERTVDIRVIAATNKDLKKEANEDTFRDDLYYRLAGFEIDIPPLRDRKSDIPLLANFFLKRLNERVRRIDDEAMNLLLSYSWQGNIRELKNIIERSAILAEGDAIIPELLPPEFHGDSSFKSGNPNSLKEMERIHIQRVLEQAEGNKTKAAEMLEIGTSTLYRKIDEYNL